The Psychrobacter immobilis genome has a segment encoding these proteins:
- a CDS encoding zinc-binding dehydrogenase: protein IVTADVPAKFMPALKTRVNKDTPVGNEGAGTVVAAGSSPAAQALMGKMVAVIGGGTYRQYHCVNVKSCLELKEGTTAKEGASSFVNPLTALAMVETMRAEGHKAIIHAAAASSLGQMLNRICMADGIDLINIVRKEEQEKLLRDMGAKYVVNSSSDTFIADLTAAIVETGATISFDPIGGGQLSSDILNCMEAAITADVEEYNVYGSTTFKQAYIYGALNRGPITLNRNFGFAWGVNGFLLFNALAKLGTETVMSMRKRVAEEITTTFASSYTHEVTLQEALQLQSIAAYGKQATGEKYLIKPQD from the coding sequence ATCGTTACCGCTGATGTTCCCGCAAAGTTCATGCCAGCACTGAAAACACGTGTGAATAAAGACACACCTGTGGGTAACGAAGGCGCTGGCACGGTGGTCGCAGCGGGTTCATCGCCAGCCGCACAAGCACTAATGGGCAAAATGGTTGCTGTGATTGGCGGCGGTACATATCGTCAATATCACTGTGTCAATGTAAAAAGCTGCTTGGAATTAAAAGAAGGCACGACTGCTAAAGAAGGCGCTTCGTCTTTTGTGAACCCACTTACCGCACTGGCAATGGTCGAAACCATGCGTGCTGAGGGTCACAAAGCCATCATTCATGCAGCAGCGGCATCTAGCCTTGGACAAATGCTTAACCGCATTTGTATGGCTGATGGTATTGATTTGATCAATATCGTACGTAAGGAAGAGCAAGAAAAACTGTTACGTGATATGGGTGCAAAATATGTGGTCAACTCAAGCAGTGATACATTCATTGCGGACTTAACCGCAGCGATTGTCGAAACAGGTGCCACGATTTCATTCGACCCTATCGGCGGCGGTCAATTATCCAGCGATATTCTGAACTGTATGGAAGCCGCTATCACTGCTGATGTAGAAGAATACAACGTTTACGGTTCTACCACTTTTAAACAAGCGTATATTTATGGGGCATTAAACCGTGGTCCTATTACCCTAAATCGTAACTTTGGCTTTGCGTGGGGTGTTAATGGATTCCTATTATTCAATGCGCTCGCCAAACTGGGCACTGAAACGGTTATGTCGATGCGCAAGCGTGTGGCAGAGGAAATTACCACCACATTTGCCAGCAGCTATACGCATGAAGTCACGCTACAAGAAGCGTTGCAGTTACAGTCAATCGCCGCTTATGGTAAACAAGCCACTGGTGAGAAGTACTTAATCAAACCTCAGGACTGA